GTTGGTTATGTCGTACCGTTCTGTTCGGAATGTGCTCTTCGGTATGTTCCTGTTACTTGGCATAATTGTTGTAATGGATGAGGTGATGGCCACTACAAAGACCTACATTGCGGGGCCCGGCCGTAGATTTTCGGGTACGGGAACATATCCTGGTGAAGCGAAGCCTAATTCTAGTCAGGATGCGGGAGGTAACGTGGATTTCGAATGCCGCCCCAATCCGATGAGCGTCTGTGCGACGGTAAATCCGTATCGGATTGATGTGTTCGAACTGGAATTCAATCCAGGCGGTTCCGGTTGGACCTCATACCATATTGAAAATATTCCGAACTAACTTTCTTCGGGGCACGGCCGCGGATATCTGCGGTTGTGCCCCAATGCATTTCATACTAGGGGCAATGCTGTAATGATTCGTCTTGGTGTTCTCTGCTGGTCCCTCGTAACAATCGTCATCACGTCCTGTGCGCAGGACAGGAAGAACGTCAAGATCGTTAGTGTTGATAGGCTGTCTCTGATCGAACGTACCGGGTTTCCGATACTGGATCCATATCATATCGAGGCCCGCAAAGGTGTACTGTTGATCAGCGACAAGAAGACCGGCACGTTGCATCTAGCAAACGGGATGGAAGGTAAGGTATTCGCGATCCTGCAACCGCCAATCGAGTTGCTGATCGATAGTATTCGTTTCAAAATATCGGGTAGGTATGATTCCGTCGAGTTCTACTCGTTAGCCGAGTATGCTGTGATGACACGTCAGAGCATCGATGAAGTGAGAAGCTTCCCAATGGCACGTCCTCGATATCTGGTCGGCAGGTTTGTGACGGATGATACTCTGGATATCCTGACTCAGAATTCTGTTCCTGCAGTTCGTAAGAACGTCGAGCCTATGATGTGGCCCGTCGTTTCTATCGTGCGCTATGCTCTCAAAGGACGGAACATCGTACATGTACGTCCCTTGTCGAGCAGGGAGCTGTCATCCTGGCCAATGCCCGACGCCTTTCTTGCCGATCTCGATGAGGCGATAGTAGGTGTAGAAGAGAACGCTGCGATGCGAAAGGGCATCATTAGCGACATACCGTTGATGGCGCGATTCGATGCTAAGGGTAATCACAGTACGATGCATTTGCCGATCGACGAACTCCAGACGAAGACATTCGGATATGGTATGACGATGAATCAGCCGTTCCGGATGAACGGGAAAGCGATTCTGTATACCTATGCCGCGGTACCGCGTGCGACGATGTTCACGAGAGCCCTGTCGGATGATCGGGCCATATCGTATGAGGATGTTATCAGGAAGTTACCCGGCGGGCAGGCTCTTCTGGATAGTGTCTACGTACTTCGGAGCGGAGTGCAGCGTGCCCGGGCCGGTATGAATCCATATGTCTGTACCGGATTCGTACCGATCGGTGGATATTGTGCTGCCGTCATACGCGATTGGACGACGAAGCATGGAGATACCGTGACATCTCATATCGCAGTCGGAATTATCGACGGTGATTCGATTACCTATGGCTCATCGATTCCGTTTCGGCATTCGTCGTATCAGCCTTGGCGTATCTACGCAACAGTACATGATACTCGTACTTCGTTTGGCGTGATAGGGAGAGATATCGGAACTGGTAACTGGTATATAGAAACATTTCGCATTGGTACCGGAGAATGACATCCCTGCTTCTGTCTATGATGCTTCTGCCTGGATGGTTTTCGGAAACCGTGAGTACGGCGGATTTCAACCGTGCAAAAAAGGCGGTAGTTGTCTTCGTTCCGCTCTATCCCGGAGATTGTGCCAAATGCACCGTCGAAGCTGGGGCGATTCTCAGGACCATCAATACCAGGGCTCAGGCAAAAGGGAAGAAGGTCCTGGTCTATACCTTGGTCTATGCGAAAAGAGGCCAGGACATGGAATATCTGAAGAGCAACGGATATACGTTCGGCACTACGATTCTCGACCCTGATGCGGATCGGATAATATCGTTGCAGAAAGGTGACAGAAGCGTCCTGTTAGTAGCTTTTTGGCCGGGATACGATGGGGTATCGCTACGGCATGTAGGTGACGTGGACGTACTGGGCACGGACAAGGCTGCCCCGTCACGGAAGTGATCCGTCCGCTCTTCTTTGCACCGGTTCAGGATCTGAAAGATCTGTGATATTGGTGAATCACGTCCGTCAAGACGATATACCATAGCCCGAAAACGAACGAGGCCCGCAGTTGCGGGCCTCGTTTCGTTTTCAGCGGATTTCCTTGTGGATCGTATGGCGACGAAGGAACGGATTGTACTTCTTGAGTTCAAGTCGTTCCGTCGTGTTCTGCTTGTTCTTCATC
The genomic region above belongs to Candidatus Kapaibacterium thiocyanatum and contains:
- a CDS encoding 50S ribosomal protein L33, which codes for MAKKGARVIITLECTEAKKEGKPASRYTTMKNKQNTTERLELKKYNPFLRRHTIHKEIR